The Desulfuromonas versatilis genome has a segment encoding these proteins:
- the glgA gene encoding glycogen synthase GlgA, whose protein sequence is MTQANQHRRDYFPLALQISSRARETFELPAELLRERPPSRLRPLQQVAGSLTRRRPRQPASAAQLNLLALLNEIFRLVAGRFLEAHRCSVGRDAIRIDGQTLTLPALGRAQQVFVGLFPPAQVLHGQPQGEFLEGEQAAANRRDTLVELFILATQSANPAAQRYSELFDDAELSRAVAYRQALAELDSRLQLVPAAGLLGRSLLALLRAPIEAAPDSLAAQVAHIRDHWGELIPEELLRGLLVALDVLAEEETMRGFGPGPAQVPLFAGPDLHYAEPEAFSADTAWMPNVVLIAKTIYVWLDQLSKKYRRPLTRLDQIPVEELDQLARWGFNSLWLIGIWERSTASQKIKRIMGNPEAMSSAYSLYDYIVAADLGGEDALAVLEQRCLERGIRLASDVVPNHTGIFSRWLVEHPDWYIQLDQPPYINYRFTGPDLSYDSAVSLQIEDGYWNHSDAAVVFKYHDRRDGRTRYIYHGNDGTHMPWNDTAQLNYLLPEVREAMIRTIIRVARRFRVIRFDAAMTLAKKHYQRLWFPQPGGGAGVPSRAEHWLSREEFERVFPVEFWREVVDRVAAEVPDTLLIAEAFWLMEGYFVRTLGMHRVYNSAFMNMLKLEENAKYRSVIKNILEFQPAILQRFVNFMNNPDEATAVEQFGKLDKYFGVAVLLVTMPGLPMFGHGQVEGLKEKYGMEYRKAYWDEAPDEAFIRHHEAQIFPLMHRRRLFSGAENFQLYDFWSGGHVDENVFAYSNALGEERALVVFNNHYGDTGGWIHHSVQRNLPEPGEETRLVGTTLAQALGLSVQPDHYLRYRDHRQGLEYLLPCGELAEQGLHLQLGPYEYRGFLDFKQIHDADGLWGQLCRDLDGRGVPSLDWELRRIRYAPLIRAFQALMALDLLQQLPAALALSAAARKKEPAWLKFSEGLESFLLILTQLAPHTAPAGQQQQRILAEMTALAALAGRKGRRKEEQQALELLRAQLAGDGFPRRALPYLVAHRLAEPEPGIRSAQRSADWFEQFLLEHALQQALGGPAAGRDAHLVRVLIRHQHFWAPGGGQRNFARLLRDPQVRGFLQVNWADGIEWFNREALEELSEGLFTAAVIEARVQFADDAPGLLAHLVATHGELQRLQAHAVQAGYQLGAFLELVRSDLQERFPRPAVGKAAKKRKILLVSSEVTPFAKSGGLADVAGSLPQALRRLGHDVRIIMPFYQAVARRGETLEKRVASLEVEIAGAAHIANIHRGALGKVPVYFVENREYFEREGLYGTPAGDFDDNHRRFGFFCRAVLEALPLLDFRPEVIHLNDWQSGLVPALLRSEYGDDPFYSGTGTLLTIHNLGYQGMFGREILDELGLDPALGSMHALEYYGGLSFLKGGLMFSDLLNTVSKTYCREIQTPEMGIGFDGILRHRGADLHGIVNGIDPGFWNPAADPALPAPYDAEHLEGKAQCKRALQQQLGLAVDPSVPILAMVTRLDTQKGLEIVEQAWEGLMQRHLQFVLLGTGDQKHMERFTRLKDRYPGRVSINLSFDDALSRRIYAGSDLFLMPSLYEPCGLGQLIALRYGVVPVVRETGGLADTIIDPQQDPARANGFKFREPQAWALLGALDRALTLHAERQGWRQLVQHGMRGNFSWEGSAQRYLELYRKAIEKRNG, encoded by the coding sequence ATGACCCAAGCCAACCAGCACCGCCGTGACTATTTCCCCCTGGCCCTGCAGATCTCCTCCCGGGCCCGGGAAACTTTCGAGCTTCCCGCCGAGCTGCTGCGTGAACGTCCGCCCTCCAGGCTGCGCCCGCTGCAGCAGGTGGCGGGCAGCCTCACCCGGCGCCGCCCCCGGCAACCGGCAAGTGCCGCCCAGCTCAACCTGCTGGCGCTGCTCAACGAGATCTTCCGGCTGGTCGCCGGGCGCTTTCTCGAAGCCCACCGCTGCAGCGTCGGCCGCGACGCCATCCGCATCGACGGCCAGACCCTGACCCTGCCCGCCCTCGGCCGGGCCCAGCAGGTCTTCGTCGGCCTGTTTCCGCCGGCGCAGGTTCTGCACGGCCAGCCCCAGGGCGAGTTTCTGGAGGGGGAGCAGGCCGCCGCCAACCGCCGCGACACCCTGGTGGAGCTGTTCATCCTCGCCACCCAGAGCGCCAACCCTGCGGCGCAGCGCTACAGCGAGCTGTTCGACGATGCCGAATTGAGCCGCGCCGTCGCCTACCGGCAGGCCCTGGCGGAGCTGGACAGCCGGCTGCAGCTGGTGCCGGCGGCGGGGCTGCTCGGCCGCTCGCTGCTGGCCCTGCTGCGGGCGCCCATCGAGGCCGCGCCCGACTCGCTGGCCGCCCAGGTCGCCCACATCCGCGACCACTGGGGGGAGCTGATCCCCGAAGAACTGCTGCGCGGCCTGCTGGTGGCCCTCGACGTGCTCGCCGAGGAAGAGACCATGCGCGGCTTCGGCCCCGGTCCGGCCCAGGTGCCGCTGTTCGCTGGTCCCGACCTGCATTACGCCGAGCCCGAAGCCTTCTCGGCCGACACCGCCTGGATGCCCAACGTGGTGCTGATCGCCAAGACCATCTACGTCTGGCTCGACCAGCTTTCGAAAAAATACCGCCGCCCCCTCACCCGCCTCGACCAGATTCCGGTCGAGGAACTCGACCAGCTGGCCCGCTGGGGCTTCAACTCGCTGTGGCTGATCGGCATCTGGGAGCGCTCGACCGCCTCGCAGAAGATCAAGAGAATCATGGGCAACCCCGAGGCGATGAGCTCGGCCTACTCGCTTTACGACTACATCGTGGCCGCTGACCTGGGCGGCGAGGACGCCCTGGCGGTGCTCGAACAGCGCTGCCTCGAGCGGGGCATCCGCCTGGCCAGCGACGTGGTCCCCAACCACACGGGGATCTTTTCCAGGTGGCTGGTGGAGCACCCCGACTGGTACATCCAGCTCGACCAGCCCCCCTACATCAATTACCGCTTTACCGGCCCCGACCTCAGCTACGATTCGGCAGTCAGCCTGCAGATCGAGGACGGCTACTGGAACCATTCGGACGCCGCGGTGGTCTTCAAGTACCACGACCGCCGCGACGGCCGCACCCGCTACATCTACCACGGCAACGACGGCACCCACATGCCGTGGAACGACACGGCCCAACTCAACTACCTGCTTCCCGAGGTGCGCGAGGCGATGATCCGCACCATCATCCGGGTGGCCCGGCGCTTCCGGGTGATCCGCTTCGACGCCGCCATGACCCTGGCCAAAAAACACTACCAGCGGCTCTGGTTCCCCCAGCCCGGCGGCGGCGCCGGGGTCCCCTCGCGGGCCGAGCACTGGCTGAGCCGCGAAGAGTTCGAACGGGTCTTCCCGGTGGAGTTCTGGCGCGAGGTGGTCGACCGGGTGGCCGCCGAGGTCCCCGACACCCTGCTGATCGCCGAGGCCTTCTGGCTGATGGAAGGCTATTTCGTGCGCACCCTGGGGATGCACCGGGTCTACAACAGCGCCTTCATGAACATGCTCAAGCTCGAGGAGAACGCCAAGTACCGCAGCGTCATCAAGAACATCCTCGAGTTCCAGCCGGCCATCCTGCAGCGCTTCGTCAACTTCATGAACAACCCCGACGAGGCCACGGCGGTAGAGCAATTCGGCAAGCTGGACAAGTATTTCGGTGTCGCCGTGCTGCTGGTGACCATGCCGGGGCTGCCCATGTTCGGCCACGGCCAGGTCGAGGGGCTCAAGGAAAAGTACGGCATGGAGTACCGCAAGGCCTACTGGGACGAAGCTCCCGACGAAGCCTTCATCCGCCACCACGAGGCGCAGATTTTTCCGCTGATGCACCGCCGGCGCCTGTTCAGCGGCGCCGAGAACTTCCAGCTCTACGATTTCTGGAGCGGCGGCCACGTCGACGAGAATGTCTTCGCCTACTCCAACGCCCTGGGGGAGGAGCGGGCCCTGGTCGTCTTCAACAACCACTACGGCGACACCGGCGGCTGGATCCACCACTCGGTGCAGCGCAACCTCCCCGAACCCGGCGAGGAGACCCGCCTGGTGGGCACCACCCTCGCCCAGGCCCTGGGGCTTTCCGTCCAGCCGGACCATTACCTGCGCTACCGGGACCACCGCCAGGGGCTGGAGTACCTGCTCCCCTGCGGCGAGCTGGCCGAGCAGGGGCTGCATCTGCAGCTCGGCCCCTACGAATACCGGGGGTTTCTCGATTTTAAGCAGATCCACGACGCCGACGGCCTCTGGGGCCAGCTCTGCCGGGACCTTGACGGCCGCGGCGTGCCGAGCCTCGACTGGGAGCTGCGGCGGATCCGCTACGCCCCCCTGATCCGGGCCTTCCAGGCGCTGATGGCCCTGGATTTGTTGCAGCAGCTGCCCGCCGCCCTGGCCCTCTCCGCGGCGGCCCGCAAAAAGGAGCCGGCCTGGCTGAAGTTCAGCGAGGGACTGGAGAGTTTTCTCCTGATCCTCACGCAGTTGGCGCCGCACACGGCCCCAGCCGGCCAGCAGCAACAGCGGATTTTGGCAGAAATGACCGCCCTGGCGGCCCTGGCCGGGCGCAAGGGGCGCCGCAAGGAGGAGCAGCAGGCCCTGGAACTGCTGCGCGCCCAGTTGGCCGGCGACGGATTCCCGCGCCGGGCGCTCCCCTACCTGGTGGCTCACCGGCTCGCCGAACCCGAGCCGGGCATCCGCTCGGCCCAGCGCTCGGCCGACTGGTTCGAACAGTTCCTGCTCGAGCACGCCCTGCAGCAGGCTCTGGGCGGCCCAGCCGCCGGCCGCGATGCCCACCTGGTCAGGGTGCTGATCCGCCACCAGCACTTCTGGGCCCCCGGCGGCGGGCAGCGCAATTTCGCCCGCCTGCTGCGCGACCCGCAGGTGCGCGGTTTTCTGCAGGTGAACTGGGCCGACGGGATCGAATGGTTCAACCGCGAGGCACTGGAGGAGTTGAGCGAAGGGCTGTTCACCGCGGCGGTCATCGAGGCCCGGGTTCAATTCGCCGACGATGCCCCGGGACTGCTCGCCCATCTGGTGGCGACCCACGGCGAGCTGCAGCGGCTGCAGGCGCACGCCGTCCAGGCCGGCTATCAGCTCGGCGCCTTCCTCGAACTGGTCCGCAGCGATCTGCAGGAGCGCTTCCCCCGGCCGGCCGTGGGCAAGGCCGCCAAGAAACGCAAGATCCTGCTGGTCTCCTCGGAAGTGACCCCCTTCGCCAAAAGCGGCGGGCTGGCCGACGTGGCCGGCTCGCTCCCCCAGGCGCTGCGCCGCCTGGGGCACGACGTGCGTATCATCATGCCCTTCTACCAGGCCGTCGCCCGGCGTGGCGAGACCCTGGAGAAGCGCGTCGCCAGCCTCGAGGTGGAGATCGCCGGGGCGGCGCACATCGCCAATATCCACCGCGGGGCCCTCGGCAAGGTGCCGGTCTATTTTGTGGAAAACCGCGAGTATTTCGAGCGCGAGGGGCTCTACGGCACCCCCGCCGGCGACTTTGACGACAACCACCGCCGCTTCGGCTTTTTCTGCCGGGCGGTGCTCGAGGCGCTGCCGCTACTCGACTTCCGCCCCGAGGTGATTCATCTCAACGACTGGCAGAGCGGGCTGGTGCCGGCGCTGCTGCGCAGCGAATACGGGGACGACCCCTTCTACTCGGGGACCGGCACCCTGCTGACCATCCACAACCTCGGCTACCAGGGGATGTTCGGCCGCGAGATCCTCGACGAGCTCGGCCTCGACCCGGCCCTGGGCTCGATGCACGCCCTCGAGTACTACGGCGGCCTCTCCTTCCTCAAGGGCGGCCTGATGTTTTCCGACCTGCTCAACACGGTCTCGAAAACCTACTGCCGCGAGATCCAGACCCCCGAGATGGGGATCGGCTTCGACGGCATCCTGCGCCACCGCGGCGCCGACCTTCACGGCATCGTCAACGGCATCGACCCGGGGTTCTGGAATCCCGCTGCGGACCCCGCCCTGCCCGCCCCCTACGATGCCGAGCACCTGGAGGGCAAGGCGCAGTGCAAACGGGCCCTGCAGCAGCAGCTCGGCCTGGCCGTCGACCCCTCGGTCCCCATCCTCGCCATGGTCACCCGGCTCGACACCCAGAAGGGGTTGGAGATCGTCGAGCAGGCCTGGGAGGGGCTGATGCAGCGGCACCTGCAGTTCGTGCTGCTCGGCACCGGCGATCAGAAACACATGGAGCGCTTCACCCGCCTCAAGGACCGCTACCCGGGACGGGTCTCCATCAACCTGAGCTTCGATGACGCCCTCTCAAGGCGCATCTACGCCGGCAGTGACCTGTTTCTGATGCCGAGCCTCTACGAACCCTGCGGCCTGGGGCAGCTGATCGCCCTACGCTACGGCGTGGTGCCGGTGGTGCGTGAGACCGGAGGGCTGGCCGACACCATCATCGACCCGCAGCAGGACCCGGCTCGGGCCAACGGCTTCAAGTTCCGCGAGCCCCAGGCCTGGGCCCTGCTGGGCGCCCTCGACCGGGCGCTGACCCTGCATGCCGAGCGCCAGGGGTGGCGGCAGCTGGTGCAGCACGGGATGCGGGGAAATTTTTCCTGGGAAGGCTCGGCCCAGCGCTATCTGGAGCTGTACCGCAAAGCGATCGAGAAGAGGAATGGCTGA
- a CDS encoding HNH endonuclease, whose product MDFFLDVPEEQLRREREKARELRKSQWWKNRIAAGCCHYCQTQVPPKELTLDHVVPLVRGGRSTRGNCVPACKECNSKKQSLLPMEWEEYLEKLGKS is encoded by the coding sequence ATGGATTTTTTTCTGGATGTGCCTGAAGAGCAGCTGCGCCGCGAGCGGGAGAAGGCCCGCGAGTTGCGCAAGAGCCAGTGGTGGAAGAACCGCATCGCCGCCGGATGCTGCCATTACTGCCAGACCCAGGTGCCGCCGAAGGAGCTGACCCTGGACCACGTCGTGCCCCTGGTGCGCGGCGGCCGCAGCACCCGGGGCAACTGCGTTCCCGCCTGCAAGGAGTGCAACAGCAAAAAGCAGAGCCTGCTGCCGATGGAGTGGGAGGAATATCTGGAGAAACTGGGCAAATCGTAG
- the trkA gene encoding Trk system potassium transporter TrkA, whose amino-acid sequence MKILIIGAGQVGYFLCERLSLEGHEVTLLDRNQEHLSRAQDRLNVLGILGNGASAETLEQAGIKQTDIFIAVTDLDEVNILACLLAREYNVTTRVARVKSIEYSSRGAVLSKEKLGIDLLINPDDAVADEIVKIACRSGAFDVAEFVEGQIQFIGYRINETSPLCDLTLRELGEIRGMYRFVVTAIGRGGRTIIPRGDDTIQAGDSIFILAHKQDLPAIQYMLKLEDEKKKRRPRAFILGGGHIGLHIAADLEKMSFDVRLIDRDEARCEKLSAKLSKTMVIHAEGTDVRTLIDEGVDGADIFVAVTDNDETNILCSLLAKQQGARRILTLVNKPELLSLAPSLGIDACVSPRLAAAGTILKYVRRGEVISLAAIEGSNAEVMEIQVKPDSGCIGTPLKSLNFPHGAIIGAIVHKESYEVPTGESRMVEGDRVVIFALPEALPKIERFFE is encoded by the coding sequence ATGAAAATCCTGATCATCGGCGCCGGCCAGGTCGGTTACTTTCTCTGCGAGCGCCTCTCCCTGGAAGGTCACGAGGTCACCCTGCTGGACCGCAACCAGGAGCACCTGAGCCGCGCCCAGGACCGCCTCAACGTGCTCGGCATCCTCGGCAACGGCGCCAGCGCCGAAACCCTCGAGCAGGCCGGGATCAAGCAGACCGACATCTTCATCGCCGTCACCGATCTCGACGAGGTGAACATCCTCGCCTGCCTGCTGGCCCGCGAATACAACGTCACCACCCGGGTGGCCCGGGTCAAGAGCATCGAATACTCCAGCCGGGGAGCGGTGCTCTCCAAGGAGAAGCTGGGCATCGACCTGCTGATCAACCCCGACGACGCGGTGGCCGACGAGATCGTCAAGATCGCCTGCCGCAGCGGGGCCTTCGACGTCGCCGAATTCGTCGAGGGGCAGATCCAGTTCATCGGCTACCGCATCAACGAGACCAGCCCCCTGTGCGACCTGACCCTGCGCGAACTGGGGGAGATCCGCGGCATGTACCGCTTCGTGGTGACCGCCATCGGCCGCGGCGGGCGCACCATCATCCCCCGCGGCGATGATACGATCCAGGCCGGCGACAGCATCTTCATCCTCGCCCACAAGCAGGACCTGCCCGCCATCCAGTACATGCTCAAGCTCGAGGACGAGAAGAAAAAGCGCCGCCCGCGGGCCTTCATCCTCGGCGGCGGCCACATCGGCCTGCACATCGCCGCGGATCTGGAGAAGATGAGCTTCGACGTGCGCCTCATCGACCGCGACGAGGCGCGCTGCGAAAAACTCTCGGCCAAACTGAGCAAAACCATGGTGATCCACGCCGAGGGGACCGACGTCCGCACCCTGATCGACGAGGGGGTGGACGGCGCCGACATCTTCGTCGCGGTCACCGACAACGACGAGACCAACATCCTCTGCTCGCTGCTCGCCAAACAACAGGGAGCGCGGCGCATCCTCACCCTGGTCAACAAACCCGAACTGCTCAGCCTCGCCCCGAGCCTGGGCATCGACGCCTGCGTCTCGCCGCGCCTGGCGGCAGCCGGCACCATCCTCAAGTACGTGCGCCGCGGCGAGGTCATCTCCCTGGCCGCCATCGAGGGGAGCAACGCCGAGGTCATGGAGATCCAGGTCAAGCCCGACAGCGGCTGCATCGGCACTCCGCTGAAGAGTTTGAACTTCCCCCACGGAGCCATCATCGGCGCCATCGTCCACAAGGAGAGCTACGAGGTCCCTACCGGCGAAAGCCGCATGGTCGAAGGCGACCGGGTGGTGATCTTCGCCCTGCCCGAGGCGCTGCCCAAGATCGAAAGGTTCTTCGAGTAG
- a CDS encoding TrkH family potassium uptake protein has protein sequence MNALTTLRILGALLLFLAAALLVPIPFSLYYGDGAAWAFLLAAAVSVIVGAVLFKTCRSVRDISVREGFAVVTFGWTVFALFGALPFLFSGAIPSFVDAVFETMSGFTTTGSTILTQIEGLPESILLWRALTHWLGGMGIIVLSLAILPMLGVGGMQLFKAEVPGPTADRLKPRIQDTAKLLWGVYVLLTGAETALLMAGGMSFFDALCHAFATLATGGFSTKNASVGAYDSAYIDWVITLFMFLAGVNFSLHYQALRGRLREYWRNEEFVFYLAITLGATVVLVWLNQGTVYQSLADNLRFSAFQASSILTTTGFGTADYEAWPVLAQYVLIFLMFIGGCAGSTGGGMKVARILLLFKHAHVQLYRLIHPRAVRLVKLGETPVDKEVMQSILGFFALYMGVFVTASFLMAALGMDLVSAGASVIATLSNIGPGLGSVGPVDNFAHVPALGKLVLTFCMLLGRLELFTVLVLFFPTFWRK, from the coding sequence ATGAACGCCCTGACCACCCTGCGGATCCTGGGCGCACTGCTGCTGTTTCTGGCCGCCGCCCTGCTGGTGCCGATCCCCTTCTCCCTGTACTACGGCGACGGCGCGGCCTGGGCTTTTCTGCTGGCGGCCGCGGTATCGGTCATCGTCGGCGCGGTGCTGTTCAAGACCTGCCGCAGCGTCAGGGACATTTCGGTGCGCGAAGGGTTCGCGGTGGTCACCTTCGGTTGGACCGTGTTCGCCCTGTTCGGTGCGCTCCCCTTTCTCTTTTCCGGGGCCATCCCCTCCTTTGTCGACGCCGTGTTCGAGACCATGAGCGGTTTCACCACCACCGGCTCGACCATCCTCACCCAGATCGAGGGCCTCCCCGAAAGCATCCTGCTGTGGCGGGCGCTGACCCACTGGCTGGGCGGGATGGGGATCATCGTACTGTCGCTGGCCATCCTGCCGATGCTCGGGGTCGGCGGCATGCAGCTGTTCAAGGCCGAAGTCCCCGGCCCCACTGCCGACCGCCTGAAGCCGCGCATCCAGGACACCGCCAAGCTGCTCTGGGGGGTCTACGTGCTGCTGACCGGCGCCGAAACCGCCCTGCTGATGGCCGGCGGCATGAGCTTCTTCGACGCCCTCTGCCACGCCTTCGCCACCCTGGCCACCGGCGGCTTCTCCACCAAGAACGCCTCGGTGGGCGCCTACGACAGCGCTTACATCGACTGGGTGATCACCCTGTTCATGTTTCTTGCCGGGGTCAACTTCTCCCTGCACTACCAGGCCCTGCGCGGGCGGCTGCGCGAGTACTGGCGCAACGAGGAGTTCGTCTTCTACCTGGCCATCACCCTGGGCGCCACGGTGGTGCTGGTCTGGCTCAACCAGGGGACGGTCTACCAGAGCCTGGCCGACAACCTGCGCTTCAGCGCCTTCCAGGCCTCCTCCATCCTCACCACCACCGGTTTCGGCACCGCCGATTACGAGGCTTGGCCGGTGCTCGCCCAGTACGTGCTGATCTTCCTCATGTTCATCGGCGGCTGCGCCGGCTCCACCGGCGGCGGCATGAAGGTGGCGCGCATCCTGCTGCTGTTCAAGCACGCCCACGTCCAGCTCTACCGGCTGATCCACCCCCGCGCGGTGCGCCTAGTCAAGCTCGGCGAGACCCCCGTCGACAAGGAGGTCATGCAGTCGATCCTCGGCTTCTTCGCCCTTTACATGGGGGTCTTCGTCACCGCCAGCTTCCTGATGGCCGCCCTCGGCATGGACCTGGTCTCGGCCGGCGCCTCGGTCATCGCCACCCTGAGCAACATCGGCCCCGGGTTAGGCTCGGTAGGTCCGGTGGACAACTTCGCCCACGTGCCTGCCCTGGGCAAGCTGGTGCTGACCTTCTGCATGCTGCTCGGCCGCCTCGAACTGTTCACCGTGCTGGTGCTGTTCTTCCCGACCTTCTGGCGCAAGTAG
- a CDS encoding alpha/beta hydrolase, protein MNRLLPPLALAFALLILGTAALAPQPALAAMDHQFVFFPEAHLVATPALYDLPFEEVFYPTADGETIHGWLVPGDPERPLVLFCHGNAGNISHRLDNLRLFHRLLGLSVFIFDYRGYGKSSGKASEEGTYADARGALAWLQQRGWQPQRMIYFGRSLGAGVAVQLALEQPPGALVLETPFPSIAAMGWRHNPILYLLLGWALDARYDSFNKLARIHVPLLMFQGDRDHIVPEKMARGLFERANQPKTFHLIRGAGHNDTYEAGGEAYWQQWREFLQRHFPPPEKQQGEG, encoded by the coding sequence ATGAACCGACTCCTGCCCCCTCTCGCGCTGGCGTTCGCCCTGCTGATCCTCGGCACCGCAGCGTTGGCCCCACAACCTGCCCTGGCCGCCATGGACCATCAGTTCGTCTTTTTTCCCGAAGCCCACCTGGTCGCCACCCCGGCCCTCTACGACCTGCCCTTCGAGGAGGTTTTCTACCCCACGGCCGACGGCGAAACGATCCACGGCTGGCTGGTCCCGGGTGACCCCGAAAGGCCGCTGGTGCTGTTCTGCCACGGCAACGCCGGCAACATCTCCCACCGGCTGGACAATCTTCGCCTGTTTCACCGCCTGCTCGGCCTTTCGGTGTTCATCTTCGACTACCGGGGTTACGGCAAAAGCAGCGGCAAGGCCAGCGAGGAGGGAACCTACGCCGACGCCCGCGGGGCCCTGGCCTGGCTGCAGCAGCGCGGCTGGCAGCCGCAGCGGATGATCTACTTCGGCCGCTCCCTCGGCGCCGGGGTCGCCGTGCAGCTCGCCCTGGAGCAGCCCCCGGGGGCGCTGGTGCTCGAGACCCCCTTCCCCTCCATCGCCGCCATGGGCTGGCGCCACAACCCCATCCTCTACCTGCTGCTCGGCTGGGCCCTCGACGCCCGCTACGACAGCTTCAACAAGCTGGCCAGAATCCACGTCCCCCTGTTGATGTTCCAGGGCGACCGCGACCACATCGTCCCCGAAAAAATGGCCCGCGGCCTGTTCGAGAGAGCCAATCAGCCCAAGACCTTCCACCTGATCCGCGGCGCCGGCCACAACGACACCTACGAGGCCGGCGGCGAGGCCTACTGGCAGCAGTGGCGGGAATTTCTCCAGCGGCATTTTCCCCCTCCCGAAAAACAGCAAGGGGAAGGCTGA
- a CDS encoding RCKP-type rubredoxin-like domain-containing protein produces MATWNCEKCGHEKEGRCKPKKCPTCNEQTNFVKKG; encoded by the coding sequence ATGGCTACCTGGAATTGCGAAAAGTGCGGTCATGAGAAGGAAGGGCGCTGCAAGCCCAAGAAATGCCCCACCTGTAACGAGCAGACCAACTTCGTCAAAAAGGGGTAA
- a CDS encoding pre-peptidase C-terminal domain-containing protein has product MKMMKKKGCLRWISVTVLYFFVSFSVLPLVGCSGGGGGHDQPATSNELGNNEPFTLPGDGMADGGAMTLSNYVGEAGVSPTESDGTAVISSTQLRDDITVKVVDEVTGQVLPNINVQWMAHQGMLKVVTSDPSGQWAPTMYQGDPTSPTTASVQSTGGAPYRVQPQVLLTGTLLLITVVSITLAELDYITDVYQMNRYHITNAASVSPGYGVFRSTVGELADYMSAYYSGKSATISLALNYITAGIPFPTDGWSAFGMVINESSSAIIGMLLNELASVSSASLYGDNITENTEIWVVIENWDSVGNDFLYDVDIKILPLSWDDQYEDNNSLAAAKTLRTTSENNLVVYQQNPDFYRYYLNPGDSLNVEVSFLNAKGNIDLNLYGPDQTLIDQSTGTGNTEAVGATNATAGWYYLEVSNTGGQWDGNMYNISSSSVGGEAITNRGDMRFVLTWGESPRDLDSHMVTPSIEGLSHHIYFGNQLDPEVSPFVGLDVDDTSGFGPETITVKEFFPGTYKYSVHNFSGSPDIVNSQAKVSIFDNLGLVEELDIPTTGSGLWWNVLEVDGSTRNLTIINQISNTSLN; this is encoded by the coding sequence ATGAAAATGATGAAAAAAAAGGGTTGCTTGCGCTGGATTTCCGTTACCGTTCTCTACTTTTTTGTTTCATTCAGCGTGCTTCCGCTTGTTGGATGCTCGGGAGGAGGTGGAGGACACGACCAACCAGCAACCTCGAATGAGCTTGGGAACAACGAACCCTTCACTCTTCCCGGAGATGGAATGGCAGATGGCGGAGCCATGACCCTTTCCAACTATGTTGGCGAAGCTGGGGTCTCTCCGACCGAAAGTGATGGCACAGCGGTGATTTCAAGCACTCAGCTTCGCGATGACATCACGGTGAAGGTCGTCGATGAAGTTACCGGCCAGGTTCTGCCCAACATCAATGTCCAGTGGATGGCGCATCAGGGGATGCTCAAGGTGGTGACCTCCGATCCCTCCGGACAATGGGCGCCGACCATGTACCAGGGCGACCCCACATCCCCGACCACGGCTTCGGTTCAGTCAACCGGCGGAGCCCCCTATCGGGTGCAGCCTCAGGTGCTGCTGACCGGTACGCTGCTTTTAATTACCGTGGTATCCATTACCTTGGCCGAACTTGATTACATCACCGATGTCTACCAGATGAACAGGTACCACATCACCAACGCTGCCAGTGTTTCCCCGGGCTATGGGGTGTTTCGCTCAACCGTTGGTGAATTGGCAGATTACATGTCGGCCTATTACAGTGGAAAAAGCGCCACCATCTCCCTTGCCCTGAACTATATAACTGCCGGCATTCCCTTTCCTACCGACGGATGGTCGGCTTTTGGGATGGTTATCAACGAAAGCTCATCTGCCATAATCGGGATGCTTTTGAATGAATTGGCAAGTGTTAGCTCAGCATCCCTCTACGGGGACAACATCACCGAAAATACCGAGATATGGGTGGTCATTGAAAATTGGGATTCGGTAGGCAACGATTTCCTGTATGACGTCGATATCAAGATTCTCCCCTTGAGTTGGGATGACCAATACGAAGACAATAACTCGTTGGCGGCGGCCAAGACCCTCCGCACAACCTCGGAAAACAATCTGGTTGTCTACCAGCAGAACCCTGACTTCTACCGTTATTACCTGAACCCCGGTGACAGTCTGAATGTCGAGGTTAGCTTCCTAAATGCCAAGGGTAATATCGATCTCAACCTCTACGGGCCCGACCAGACCCTCATCGACCAGTCCACCGGTACGGGCAACACCGAGGCGGTGGGAGCCACCAACGCCACGGCGGGATGGTATTACCTGGAGGTCAGCAACACAGGCGGCCAGTGGGACGGCAACATGTACAACATCAGTTCTTCAAGCGTCGGGGGGGAGGCCATCACCAACCGGGGAGACATGCGGTTCGTCCTTACCTGGGGGGAATCACCGAGGGACCTGGACAGCCACATGGTGACGCCTTCGATCGAGGGGCTTTCGCATCACATTTATTTCGGCAACCAGCTGGATCCCGAGGTTTCCCCGTTCGTGGGCCTGGACGTAGACGATACCTCAGGGTTTGGTCCCGAAACCATAACCGTTAAGGAATTCTTCCCGGGGACCTACAAATACTCCGTTCACAACTTCAGCGGCAGCCCCGATATTGTCAACTCCCAGGCCAAGGTGTCCATCTTTGACAACCTTGGGCTAGTTGAAGAACTTGATATCCCCACTACGGGCTCAGGTCTTTGGTGGAATGTCCTGGAAGTGGATGGCAGCACTCGGAACCTGACGATAATTAATCAGATCAGCAACACTTCGCTTAATTGA